Proteins from one Streptomyces sp. NBC_00289 genomic window:
- a CDS encoding glycosyltransferase 87 family protein yields MNLAPHTLMTTAVNAVRRPRHLFLAAAWLAGRALMLWLLAHNSLDVLGGGRVAGEVWRLYHRWYGGLAHGALPAHDPLWQYPPGAGPVLLSPALLPGLTYFQAFVVLTLATDAAVTAALVRAGGRPGRSLLGAAVWVGGLPLLLHLPLARYDVQVTALAVLALLTLSRSPRACGALAAAGALVKVWPVLVLVGLAKGRTARSAWAWAGMTAAVALALFTVVFSDPFAFLLQQSGRGVQIESFGGTVLGLATHAGWPGTVRYRYGAMEFTGPYVSSVADASLALTAVAFGLLLLWRIRARHRAPATPYDAALSAVLLFTVTSRVISPQYMVWLLGLAAVCLTSRHTAQRPVAALIVAATAVSSVVYPVLYHEVVTSTWTGCALMLVRNGLLAAAAALSFTRLWRSTGPSPSSHAAGPLESLLPVPSRHLATRDTSPSS; encoded by the coding sequence ATGAACCTCGCGCCGCACACCCTCATGACCACCGCGGTGAACGCCGTGAGACGCCCGCGCCACCTCTTCCTCGCCGCCGCCTGGCTCGCCGGCCGCGCCCTGATGCTGTGGCTGCTCGCCCACAACTCACTCGACGTACTGGGCGGGGGCCGCGTCGCCGGCGAGGTGTGGCGGCTCTACCACCGCTGGTACGGCGGGCTCGCGCACGGCGCCCTCCCCGCCCACGATCCGCTGTGGCAGTACCCGCCGGGCGCCGGCCCGGTGCTGCTGTCACCCGCCCTGCTGCCGGGCCTGACGTACTTTCAGGCGTTCGTCGTCCTCACCCTCGCCACCGACGCGGCCGTCACGGCGGCACTGGTGCGCGCGGGCGGACGACCCGGCCGCAGTCTGCTCGGCGCGGCGGTGTGGGTGGGCGGGCTCCCCCTGCTGCTGCACCTGCCGCTCGCGCGCTACGACGTGCAGGTCACCGCGCTCGCCGTCCTCGCCCTGTTGACGTTGTCGCGGTCCCCGCGCGCGTGCGGGGCGCTGGCGGCCGCGGGGGCACTGGTCAAGGTGTGGCCGGTGCTGGTGCTGGTGGGGCTGGCGAAGGGGCGCACCGCACGTTCGGCATGGGCGTGGGCGGGGATGACGGCGGCCGTGGCGCTCGCGCTGTTCACGGTCGTGTTCAGCGATCCCTTCGCCTTCCTCCTCCAGCAGAGCGGCCGGGGTGTGCAGATCGAGTCGTTCGGCGGCACGGTGCTCGGCCTCGCCACCCACGCCGGCTGGCCGGGCACGGTTCGGTACCGGTACGGCGCGATGGAGTTCACCGGCCCGTACGTCTCGTCCGTGGCCGACGCCTCGCTGGCACTCACGGCCGTCGCCTTCGGGCTGCTGCTGCTGTGGCGGATCCGGGCCCGGCACCGGGCACCGGCGACGCCGTACGACGCCGCGCTCAGCGCCGTACTGCTGTTCACCGTCACCAGCCGGGTCATCAGCCCGCAGTACATGGTCTGGCTGCTGGGCCTGGCCGCCGTCTGCCTGACCTCACGGCACACCGCACAACGCCCGGTGGCCGCGCTGATCGTGGCGGCGACCGCCGTCAGCTCGGTCGTGTACCCCGTCCTCTACCACGAGGTCGTCACCAGCACCTGGACGGGCTGCGCGCTGATGCTCGTACGCAACGGCCTGCTGGCCGCGGCCGCCGCGCTCTCCTTCACCCGCCTGTGGCGCTCCACGGGCCCGTCCCCGTCCTCGCACGCGGCGGGACCGCTCGAGTCCCTCCTCCCGGTGCCGTCCCGGCACCTTGCCACCCGCGACACGTCACCGTCCTCGTGA
- a CDS encoding MarR family winged helix-turn-helix transcriptional regulator encodes MTPTPTPATQENWLRLDRQICFSLHAASRAFNGVYRVILKDLGLTYPQYLVMLVLWERGDLPVKKLGEHLRLDSGTLSPLIKRLEGAGLVRRERNTRDERSVQVRLTEEGAALRERALEVPRRIFASTGFDVEELGALRARLDELTTALDAAALSETPGQS; translated from the coding sequence ATGACCCCGACGCCGACCCCAGCCACCCAGGAGAACTGGCTCCGCCTGGACCGCCAGATCTGCTTCTCCCTGCACGCCGCCTCACGCGCCTTCAACGGCGTCTACCGCGTCATCCTCAAGGACCTCGGCCTGACCTACCCCCAGTACCTGGTGATGCTGGTGCTGTGGGAGCGCGGCGACCTGCCGGTGAAGAAGCTCGGCGAACACCTGCGGCTCGACTCCGGCACGCTCTCGCCGCTGATCAAGCGGCTGGAGGGGGCGGGTCTCGTACGACGGGAACGCAACACCCGTGACGAGCGCTCGGTACAGGTGCGGCTGACCGAGGAGGGTGCCGCGCTGCGCGAGCGGGCCCTGGAGGTACCGCGCCGGATCTTCGCCTCCACCGGGTTCGACGTGGAGGAGCTCGGCGCCCTGCGCGCCCGCCTCGACGAACTCACCACCGCCCTGGACGCGGCCGCACTGTCGGAGACACCGGGGCAGTCATAG
- a CDS encoding organic hydroperoxide resistance protein translates to MDALYTAVATATHGRDGRAVSSDGTLDLALGIPVEMGGNGQGTNPEQLFAAGYAACFGSALGLVGRAAKVDVSDAAVTAEVGIGKQGEGFALKVTLRVELPDSVDEATGRKLVEQAHQVCPYSNATRGNVPVDLVIE, encoded by the coding sequence ATGGACGCGCTCTACACCGCTGTCGCCACCGCCACCCACGGCCGTGACGGCCGTGCCGTCTCCTCCGACGGCACGCTGGACCTCGCGCTGGGCATACCGGTGGAGATGGGCGGCAACGGTCAGGGCACCAACCCGGAGCAGCTGTTCGCCGCCGGTTACGCCGCCTGCTTCGGCAGCGCCCTCGGCCTCGTCGGCCGCGCCGCCAAGGTCGACGTCAGCGACGCCGCCGTGACCGCCGAGGTCGGCATCGGCAAGCAGGGCGAGGGCTTCGCCCTCAAGGTGACCCTGCGCGTCGAACTGCCCGACAGCGTGGACGAGGCCACCGGCCGCAAGCTCGTCGAGCAGGCCCACCAGGTCTGCCCCTACTCCAACGCCACCCGCGGCAACGTCCCGGTCGACCTCGTCATCGAGTAG